The following are encoded in a window of Shewanella psychrotolerans genomic DNA:
- a CDS encoding DUF2970 domain-containing protein, which translates to MLIQRASKIATRRQSLFRLLLSTIAAFFGVQTERNRHRDFQSRSPIPFIIMGILIAIVLVISLIFIVKLVLA; encoded by the coding sequence ATGTTAATCCAACGAGCCAGCAAAATCGCTACTAGACGGCAATCTCTATTTCGATTGCTATTATCGACAATAGCAGCGTTTTTTGGTGTGCAAACTGAGCGTAATCGTCACAGAGACTTTCAATCACGCTCTCCAATCCCGTTCATCATTATGGGAATCCTTATTGCAATTGTATTAGTTATATCTCTGATATTTATTGTAAAACTAGTTTTAGCTTAA
- the dolP gene encoding division/outer membrane stress-associated lipid-binding lipoprotein, translated as MRALLPLIAIVLMLQGCAGAVMVGAVGGAMMLNDERSFSTQLDDTNADFQISSALAAHEDIKNQTNITGVAMNGNVLMIGQAPNSMLRDKAINTVKGLNLGGKIHNQIRIGNPISFTTRSNDTWVTTKVKTRMLNDKELDVTRIKVITENGEVFLLGVVTRDQADLAVEIARNTAGVRKVIKVLDTPSS; from the coding sequence ATGAGAGCTCTGCTCCCATTAATTGCGATAGTGTTAATGCTGCAAGGCTGCGCTGGTGCCGTAATGGTCGGCGCTGTTGGCGGTGCCATGATGCTCAATGATGAACGCAGCTTTTCAACCCAGCTAGACGATACCAATGCTGATTTCCAAATATCGAGTGCCCTTGCCGCTCATGAAGATATTAAAAATCAAACCAATATCACAGGTGTCGCCATGAATGGTAATGTGCTCATGATAGGGCAAGCGCCAAACTCCATGTTGCGCGATAAGGCGATAAACACGGTGAAAGGCTTAAACCTTGGCGGCAAAATCCATAACCAGATCCGCATTGGCAATCCGATCTCTTTTACCACTCGCAGCAACGACACTTGGGTTACCACTAAGGTGAAAACCCGCATGCTCAATGATAAAGAGTTAGATGTGACCCGCATAAAAGTGATCACCGAAAACGGTGAAGTTTTTTTACTTGGGGTTGTCACTCGAGACCAGGCTGATTTAGCTGTGGAGATCGCTCGCAACACGGCTGGTGTCAGGAAAGTGATTAAAGTACTCGATACGCCAAGCTCATAA
- the rpe gene encoding ribulose-phosphate 3-epimerase gives MRPFLIAPSILSADFARLGEDVDAVLSAGADVVHFDVMDNHYVPNLTIGPMVCKALRDYGVTADIDVHLMVKPVDRIIPDFAEAGASIITFHPEASEHIDRSLQLIKESGCKAGLVFNPGTPLHYLDYVMDKLDVILLMSVNPGFGGQSFIPATLDKLRQVRERIDASGFDIRLEVDGGVKVDNIAEIAAAGADMFVAGSAIFNKPDYKAVIDEMRQELAKVDANS, from the coding sequence ATGCGCCCATTTTTAATTGCTCCTTCAATTTTATCTGCTGATTTTGCCCGTTTAGGGGAAGATGTTGATGCCGTGCTCAGTGCTGGTGCGGATGTTGTTCATTTTGATGTGATGGACAATCATTATGTTCCAAATTTAACCATTGGCCCTATGGTTTGTAAGGCGCTGCGAGATTACGGCGTAACTGCTGATATCGACGTGCATCTAATGGTTAAGCCCGTTGATCGTATTATTCCGGATTTTGCCGAAGCTGGAGCCTCTATCATTACCTTCCACCCTGAAGCATCTGAACATATTGATAGAAGCTTGCAATTGATAAAAGAGTCTGGCTGTAAGGCTGGGTTGGTATTTAATCCAGGTACTCCACTGCACTACTTAGATTATGTAATGGATAAGCTTGATGTGATCTTATTGATGTCGGTTAATCCTGGATTTGGTGGCCAGTCATTTATTCCTGCGACGCTAGATAAACTGCGCCAAGTGCGCGAGCGTATCGATGCAAGTGGCTTCGATATCCGCTTAGAAGTTGATGGTGGTGTAAAGGTTGATAATATTGCCGAAATAGCCGCTGCTGGTGCCGATATGTTTGTCGCGGGGTCAGCTATCTTCAATAAACCCGATTATAAAGCCGTTATTGACGAGATGCGTCAAGAGCTAGCTAAGGTAGATGCAAACTCATGA
- a CDS encoding penicillin-binding protein activator, giving the protein MLKSLNTTKFISIAILSTVLFGCATQTAPVKEADSQVSLVTAPLSGSQYLADAAQAKSSEQRDRLMLLAAHAFINQGDTSNSTKTLASIKSNLTQKPELVAEHKYLTARVLELTSTYDDALAQLNYPSQWRLADWQMVSYYQLKARLYQLTKQPIEQARQLSLLSKHLPTAEANEVSDQIWRILQPLHEQTLLSFSQDTSNPIFSGWLQLAYIAKHYAIDPQILVQHLGNWQHDNPRHPGAIKLPTDLERAINAKPYKPKNIAVLLPLTGPRAAIANTVKQGIISSYFANPDDSVSVNFYDSAIGADLAYQQAIDAGAEFIIGPLLQSEVETLLQAQQSHFSATSDDKKQVIPQLFLNNADNITPNQDQFFFALSPIDEAIDAAQKLFNDGITTPLLLASNDSIGQRMAESFNQKWQSLTQQTAEVHFYNSGDEMKVTVQKSLGVLDSKERIARIKALLGSKIEADFRSRRDIDAIYMIANNQDLPLLKPFIDVNFSVFAEPVPLYTTSRSRIESNSRASAQELNNLTISDIPWLLQNNSETAEVEQLWPTWSNSQKRLYIMGYDALELVSKLAQMRALPGYQYSGRSGLLSASPNGTINRQLSWGRYQRGNLRPI; this is encoded by the coding sequence GTGTTAAAAAGCCTGAATACAACTAAATTTATCTCAATCGCGATTTTATCAACTGTTTTATTCGGTTGTGCCACGCAAACAGCGCCCGTAAAAGAGGCCGATAGCCAAGTGTCTTTGGTGACTGCCCCGTTAAGTGGCTCACAATATCTAGCCGATGCCGCGCAGGCAAAGTCGAGCGAACAGCGTGACAGATTGATGCTTCTTGCCGCCCATGCCTTTATAAATCAAGGCGATACATCTAATTCGACCAAGACACTCGCATCGATAAAAAGCAACTTGACTCAAAAACCAGAACTAGTTGCAGAACATAAATACTTAACAGCTCGGGTGTTAGAGTTAACCTCAACCTATGATGATGCCTTAGCTCAACTGAATTATCCTAGCCAATGGCGTTTAGCCGATTGGCAAATGGTCTCGTACTACCAGTTAAAAGCGCGATTATACCAACTCACCAAGCAACCTATTGAACAAGCAAGGCAGCTCAGTCTACTCAGTAAGCATCTTCCGACGGCAGAAGCTAACGAAGTAAGCGATCAGATCTGGCGTATACTACAACCGCTACACGAACAAACTTTACTCTCGTTTAGTCAAGATACTAGCAATCCGATTTTTTCAGGCTGGTTGCAGCTGGCGTATATCGCGAAGCATTATGCCATAGACCCTCAGATCCTAGTGCAACATTTAGGAAATTGGCAGCATGATAACCCTCGCCATCCTGGTGCGATAAAATTACCGACCGATCTCGAAAGAGCGATTAATGCTAAGCCCTATAAGCCAAAGAACATAGCGGTACTGCTGCCACTCACAGGCCCAAGAGCCGCTATCGCTAACACGGTGAAACAAGGGATTATCTCGAGTTACTTCGCTAATCCAGACGACTCTGTCTCAGTGAACTTTTACGATTCGGCCATTGGTGCAGACCTAGCCTATCAACAAGCCATTGATGCTGGTGCGGAGTTTATTATCGGCCCGCTGCTGCAGTCTGAAGTCGAAACGCTGTTACAAGCACAACAGAGCCATTTTTCAGCAACATCCGACGATAAAAAACAGGTCATTCCTCAGCTGTTCCTCAATAATGCCGACAACATAACGCCAAATCAGGATCAGTTTTTCTTTGCACTTTCTCCTATAGATGAAGCCATCGATGCCGCGCAAAAGCTGTTTAACGATGGAATCACGACACCACTGTTGCTGGCCAGTAATGATAGTATTGGTCAACGAATGGCAGAGTCATTTAACCAAAAATGGCAATCTCTTACTCAACAAACCGCTGAAGTGCATTTTTATAACAGTGGTGACGAAATGAAAGTAACGGTGCAGAAGTCTCTCGGCGTTTTGGACAGTAAAGAGCGAATTGCGCGCATCAAAGCACTATTAGGCAGCAAAATTGAAGCCGATTTTAGATCTCGCCGTGATATCGATGCAATTTACATGATAGCCAATAACCAAGATTTACCGCTGCTTAAGCCATTTATCGATGTGAATTTCAGTGTATTTGCCGAACCCGTGCCGCTGTACACCACCAGTCGCAGCCGTATAGAAAGTAACTCAAGAGCCTCTGCCCAAGAGCTCAATAATTTAACCATTAGTGATATCCCTTGGTTACTTCAGAACAATAGCGAAACCGCTGAAGTTGAGCAGCTTTGGCCCACTTGGAGCAATAGTCAGAAACGTCTCTATATCATGGGGTACGATGCACTTGAACTGGTGAGTAAACTTGCCCAGATGCGTGCGCTTCCAGGCTATCAATATTCAGGACGTAGCGGACTGCTTTCTGCCTCGCCCAATGGTACTATTAACCGTCAGCTAAGCTGGGGTCGCTATCAACGTGGGAACCTGCGACCAATATGA
- a CDS encoding Dam family site-specific DNA-(adenine-N6)-methyltransferase: MIKKQRAFLKWAGGKFKLVDALTQHLPQGDRLVEPFVGAGSVFLNTRYKRYLLCDINQDLINLYQIVQDTPEKYITAAKAMFVDVKNDKEAYYQVRREFNQTSDPFLRSVYFLYMNRHGFNGLCRYNKKGGFNVPFGSYKKPYFPHDEIMGFAEKAQNAEFQCIGYEQAFDLTKAGDVVYCDPPYAPLSTTSSFTTYVGSGFSLDDQALLARKARHTAIDRGIPVLISNHDIALTRELYHGARFDTIQVQRNISQNGSGRKKVDELMALYDDRYHSEND, translated from the coding sequence ATGATTAAAAAACAGAGAGCCTTTCTTAAATGGGCTGGCGGAAAATTTAAACTGGTTGATGCGCTTACGCAACACCTTCCCCAAGGCGATAGACTCGTCGAGCCTTTTGTCGGCGCAGGTTCGGTATTCCTAAATACGCGCTATAAGCGTTATTTATTGTGTGATATCAACCAAGATTTGATCAATCTGTATCAGATCGTCCAAGACACTCCCGAAAAATATATTACTGCGGCTAAAGCCATGTTTGTTGATGTGAAGAACGACAAAGAGGCTTATTACCAAGTTCGTCGAGAATTCAATCAGACATCAGATCCATTTCTGCGTTCGGTGTACTTCCTTTATATGAATCGTCACGGCTTTAATGGCTTATGTCGATACAATAAGAAAGGCGGGTTTAATGTGCCTTTTGGCTCATATAAAAAGCCCTATTTCCCCCACGATGAGATAATGGGTTTTGCTGAAAAAGCGCAAAATGCTGAATTTCAATGTATTGGTTACGAACAGGCATTTGATTTAACCAAGGCGGGAGATGTGGTTTATTGCGATCCTCCATATGCACCTCTATCGACGACTTCAAGTTTTACCACCTATGTCGGTTCAGGTTTTAGCTTAGATGATCAGGCGTTACTTGCTCGAAAGGCGCGCCATACAGCGATAGACCGAGGTATTCCTGTCTTGATCAGTAACCACGATATTGCGCTAACTCGAGAGCTATATCATGGTGCACGTTTTGATACTATTCAGGTGCAGCGCAATATAAGCCAAAATGGTAGTGGACGTAAAAAAGTTGATGAGTTGATGGCGCTGTATGATGATAGATACCACAGCGAGAATGATTAA
- the trpS gene encoding tryptophan--tRNA ligase has translation MTKPIVLSGAQPSGELTIGNYMGALRQWVAMQDSHDCLYCVVDLHAITVRQDPAKLRDACLDTLALYLACGVDPKKSTVFIQSQVPQHTQLGWALNCYTQMGELNRMTQFKDKSQKHANNINVGLFGYPVLMAADILLYQANEIPVGQDQKQHLELTRDIATRFNNAYGETFTIPEPFIPEHGAKVMSLQDPLKKMSKSDDNRNNVIGLLEDPKAVLKKLKKAMTDSDEPPVVRFDVENKPGVSNLLSLMSGVTGQSIASIEKDFEGKMYGHLKVAAGEAVVGMLEPLQARFKEFRADQTFLNQVMHEGAEKAQARAEVTLKKVYEKIGLLV, from the coding sequence ATGACTAAACCTATCGTTCTTAGCGGTGCCCAGCCGTCAGGTGAATTAACCATTGGTAACTATATGGGCGCGTTACGTCAGTGGGTTGCTATGCAAGATAGTCATGATTGCCTGTACTGCGTTGTTGATCTGCATGCTATTACCGTTCGCCAAGATCCTGCAAAATTGCGTGACGCTTGTCTAGATACGCTCGCGCTGTATTTAGCGTGTGGTGTCGATCCGAAAAAGAGCACGGTATTTATTCAGTCTCAGGTACCGCAGCATACCCAACTTGGGTGGGCGCTTAACTGTTACACCCAAATGGGTGAGTTAAACCGTATGACCCAGTTTAAGGATAAGTCGCAAAAGCATGCTAATAATATCAATGTTGGCCTATTCGGCTACCCTGTATTGATGGCTGCCGATATTTTGCTTTATCAGGCTAATGAAATTCCTGTAGGGCAAGATCAGAAACAACATCTTGAGCTGACTCGTGATATTGCGACTCGCTTCAATAATGCCTATGGCGAGACATTTACCATTCCTGAGCCATTTATCCCGGAGCACGGTGCTAAGGTGATGTCGTTGCAAGATCCGCTTAAGAAGATGTCTAAGTCAGATGACAACCGTAACAATGTCATTGGTCTGCTTGAAGATCCTAAAGCAGTATTGAAAAAGCTCAAGAAAGCGATGACCGATAGTGACGAGCCACCTGTGGTACGTTTCGATGTTGAAAATAAGCCTGGTGTTTCAAACCTACTTAGCTTGATGTCAGGTGTGACGGGTCAAAGTATTGCTAGTATTGAAAAAGATTTTGAAGGCAAGATGTACGGTCATCTAAAAGTTGCAGCTGGCGAAGCCGTCGTTGGCATGCTTGAGCCTTTACAAGCACGCTTCAAAGAGTTTAGAGCCGATCAAACATTCCTCAATCAAGTGATGCATGAAGGTGCCGAAAAAGCACAAGCACGTGCAGAAGTGACCCTGAAGAAGGTTTATGAAAAGATTGGTTTGTTAGTTTAA
- a CDS encoding YraN family protein, with the protein MTQPKHLSLGQQAEDNALAYLEQQGLKLVERNVRYPFGEIDLIMMQGQKWIFIEVKYRQSKQFGGAIQAISKGKIDRLRRAASHYMQRHNIDAQCRFDVVAIDASEINWITDAF; encoded by the coding sequence ATGACGCAGCCAAAGCACCTCAGCCTAGGGCAGCAAGCTGAAGACAATGCACTTGCCTATTTGGAACAACAGGGGCTTAAGCTTGTCGAGCGTAATGTGCGCTATCCATTTGGTGAAATTGACCTCATAATGATGCAAGGTCAAAAATGGATTTTTATTGAAGTTAAGTATCGCCAATCTAAACAATTTGGCGGCGCAATACAGGCGATTAGCAAAGGCAAGATTGATAGGTTACGCCGAGCGGCGAGCCATTATATGCAACGACACAATATTGATGCTCAATGTCGCTTCGATGTCGTTGCAATAGATGCTAGTGAAATTAATTGGATCACCGATGCATTTTAG
- a CDS encoding phosphoglycolate phosphatase: MINGKQLKAIAFDLDGTLIDSVPDLHAATNATLEELGLAICQEEQVRSWVGNGAEKLMERALTFAKATDIENAELQMAMPVFMRHYEQHLQCHSKLYDGVKAALEQLVQAGHKLAIVTNKPYRFTVPLLEAFGIDHLFSLVLGGDSLEKMKPDPLPLTHLLTEWQLLPSQLLMVGDSKNDIFAAKAAGIASIGLTYGYNYGEDIGLSGPTAVCDTFSEVLAQITDRQNVLEQ, from the coding sequence ATGATTAATGGTAAACAGCTAAAGGCAATCGCTTTTGATCTGGACGGCACATTAATTGACAGTGTACCTGATCTGCATGCCGCAACCAACGCCACGCTCGAAGAGTTAGGGCTAGCAATTTGTCAAGAAGAGCAAGTGCGCTCATGGGTGGGAAACGGCGCCGAAAAGTTAATGGAGCGTGCACTGACCTTTGCCAAAGCAACAGACATTGAAAATGCCGAGTTACAAATGGCGATGCCAGTGTTTATGCGTCATTATGAACAGCATCTTCAGTGTCACAGTAAGCTATATGATGGTGTTAAAGCTGCGCTTGAGCAGTTAGTTCAAGCAGGACACAAGCTGGCCATTGTCACTAATAAACCTTATCGTTTTACCGTCCCCTTGCTTGAGGCATTCGGTATTGATCATCTCTTTAGCCTAGTTCTTGGCGGGGATTCACTCGAAAAGATGAAGCCCGATCCGCTGCCATTAACTCACCTGTTAACCGAGTGGCAGCTTTTACCGTCGCAACTTTTGATGGTGGGTGACTCTAAAAACGATATTTTTGCAGCTAAAGCGGCGGGTATTGCCTCAATCGGCTTGACCTATGGGTACAACTACGGTGAAGATATTGGGCTCAGCGGTCCAACGGCCGTCTGTGACACCTTTAGCGAAGTATTGGCGCAAATAACAGATCGTCAAAATGTATTGGAGCAATAA
- a CDS encoding diguanylate cyclase domain-containing protein, producing the protein MQILDNRTLLVVIALISIGSAVALISLWRAQNKRNGSGFWASGMSCIALASVLLFGRGSLPEFLSLVIANTFYVVGFLLIYRGIRIFTGREPLGLFDISFPLLMSLLFCYFYYIDNNLNIRIAVLSAAFFIICTMVVKTLLAEKDAPWRTAGYAVAFMFGLFGLSHGSRGIIALFSASYTGFLDPSVTSSIVLLSSVFIIGGIAISLVLLSYSVLEARLRIVSLAIEQSASSIVITDKVGAIKYVNPAFIDKTGYSSEELMGQNPRVLQSGEMDASEYSRLWQTISSGDTWRGEFHNRKKNGEFFWEIASIAPVKQRNGHISHFVAVKEDISALKEAKERIHHLANHDGLTGLPSRTFFMQSLSNVLRSEHAKNCAVLFVDLDGFKAINDSFGHDAGDQLLIEATRRLSCSVRDIDIVGRIGGDEFLILCTEVESQAAVKLVAEHIVNLLAQPFIYDDAEVTISASIGIAFYPQDSDDAETLVKMADKAMYQVKRQGKNNYAFAN; encoded by the coding sequence ATGCAAATATTAGATAATCGTACTTTACTCGTCGTCATTGCGCTTATTTCAATCGGCTCCGCCGTGGCGTTAATTTCGTTGTGGCGAGCACAAAACAAGCGTAATGGATCTGGCTTTTGGGCATCGGGCATGTCTTGTATTGCGTTGGCTAGTGTGCTGCTTTTTGGCCGTGGCTCTCTGCCAGAATTTCTCTCCTTGGTTATCGCTAACACTTTTTATGTTGTTGGTTTCTTACTTATTTATCGTGGCATACGTATTTTTACTGGTCGTGAACCCTTAGGGCTATTTGATATTAGTTTTCCGCTGCTGATGTCGCTGTTGTTTTGTTATTTCTACTATATCGATAATAACCTTAATATTAGAATCGCTGTGCTCAGCGCAGCCTTTTTCATTATATGTACCATGGTTGTGAAAACGTTACTGGCGGAAAAGGACGCTCCATGGCGCACCGCAGGGTATGCGGTTGCGTTTATGTTTGGTCTATTTGGTTTATCCCATGGCAGCCGCGGCATTATTGCACTCTTTTCTGCTTCATATACTGGATTTCTAGATCCGAGCGTGACTTCAAGCATCGTTTTATTAAGCAGCGTGTTTATTATTGGTGGAATTGCTATTTCGCTGGTCTTATTAAGTTATTCGGTATTAGAGGCGAGATTACGCATAGTCTCTTTAGCAATTGAGCAGTCGGCATCATCCATTGTTATTACTGATAAAGTTGGTGCGATTAAATATGTAAACCCAGCCTTTATCGATAAAACGGGTTATAGCTCAGAAGAACTGATGGGACAAAATCCTCGTGTGTTACAATCAGGTGAAATGGACGCTAGTGAATATTCAAGATTATGGCAGACGATCTCCTCTGGAGATACGTGGCGTGGCGAATTTCATAATCGTAAGAAAAATGGTGAGTTTTTTTGGGAGATAGCCTCTATTGCGCCAGTGAAGCAGCGTAATGGTCACATTAGTCATTTTGTGGCTGTTAAAGAAGATATCTCAGCGCTAAAAGAGGCCAAAGAGCGGATCCACCACTTAGCTAATCACGATGGATTAACAGGGCTACCCTCCAGGACTTTTTTTATGCAAAGCCTGAGCAATGTCTTGCGATCTGAGCATGCTAAAAACTGTGCTGTGCTGTTTGTTGATTTAGATGGTTTTAAGGCGATCAATGATTCGTTTGGGCATGATGCCGGTGACCAGTTGTTAATCGAAGCGACTCGGCGTCTGAGTTGCAGCGTTCGCGATATTGATATTGTTGGGCGTATTGGCGGTGATGAGTTTTTAATTTTATGCACAGAAGTCGAGAGCCAAGCTGCGGTGAAGTTAGTTGCTGAGCATATTGTTAATCTATTGGCTCAGCCTTTTATTTATGATGATGCGGAGGTCACTATCTCCGCCAGTATTGGGATCGCCTTTTATCCTCAAGATAGTGATGATGCAGAGACCTTGGTTAAAATGGCCGATAAGGCGATGTATCAGGTTAAAAGGCAAGGTAAAAATAATTACGCTTTT
- the rsmI gene encoding 16S rRNA (cytidine(1402)-2'-O)-methyltransferase, translated as MDLSVALYIVPTPIGNLGDISSRAIEVLNQVSLIACEDTRHSGKLLSHFGIETRKTALHDHNERDRAQWIIQKLSNGEAVALISDAGTPLISDPGYHLVSQVREAGYNVIPLPGPCAAITALSASGLPSDRFSFEGFLPAKEKGRLDKLTELAEDPRTLIFYESPHRIVHSLESIVTALGADRHVVMAREVTKTFETFLSGPVAEILETVKQDPNQQKGEIVLMCHGHRVDEDQGIPTVAVNTLKLLSEELPLKKAAAIAAQIHGLKKNALYKFGLELGL; from the coding sequence ATGGACCTGTCGGTCGCACTTTACATTGTTCCAACTCCAATCGGTAACCTTGGAGACATCAGCAGCCGCGCTATCGAGGTGTTGAATCAGGTATCACTTATCGCCTGTGAAGATACTCGCCATAGTGGCAAACTTCTTAGCCATTTTGGTATCGAAACCCGTAAAACTGCGCTGCATGATCACAATGAAAGAGATCGCGCCCAATGGATCATTCAGAAATTGTCTAATGGAGAGGCGGTAGCATTGATCTCCGATGCGGGGACACCGTTAATATCTGATCCAGGTTATCACTTAGTTTCTCAAGTGCGTGAGGCGGGTTATAACGTGATCCCGCTGCCGGGTCCTTGTGCGGCCATTACCGCCCTGAGTGCATCGGGTTTGCCGTCAGATCGTTTTTCGTTTGAAGGTTTTTTACCTGCTAAAGAGAAAGGGCGTTTGGATAAATTAACCGAACTCGCCGAAGACCCTCGCACACTGATTTTTTATGAATCGCCTCATCGCATAGTACATAGCCTTGAATCTATCGTGACCGCATTAGGCGCGGATCGTCATGTTGTCATGGCGAGAGAGGTGACTAAGACATTCGAAACCTTCCTGTCAGGACCTGTTGCTGAAATATTAGAAACCGTCAAACAAGATCCTAATCAGCAGAAAGGTGAAATTGTGCTCATGTGTCACGGACATCGTGTGGACGAAGATCAAGGCATACCAACGGTCGCGGTAAATACCCTCAAGCTGCTCAGTGAGGAGTTACCGCTGAAAAAAGCGGCCGCCATCGCCGCACAAATACATGGTTTGAAGAAAAATGCTTTATATAAGTTTGGCTTAGAGCTGGGTCTGTAA
- a CDS encoding phosphoheptose isomerase, translating to MLERIKDSFTHSIQTKIDAAEALPEAIEKAAEMMVQCLLSGNKILACGNGGSAGDAQHFSAELLNRYEIERPPLPAIALTTDTSTITAIGNDYSYDEIFSKQILALGQPGDILLAISTSGNSGNVIKAMEAALSRDMTIVALTGKDGGAMAGLMGVNDVEVRVPSNVTARIQEVHLLVIHCLCDNIDRTLFPQDEQA from the coding sequence ATGTTAGAACGCATTAAAGACAGCTTTACTCACTCGATCCAAACTAAGATCGATGCTGCCGAAGCCTTACCAGAGGCCATTGAGAAAGCAGCAGAGATGATGGTGCAATGCCTATTAAGCGGTAATAAAATTCTGGCCTGTGGTAATGGTGGTAGCGCGGGTGATGCACAACATTTCTCTGCCGAACTGCTAAATCGTTACGAAATCGAACGTCCACCTTTGCCGGCGATCGCCTTAACAACCGATACATCGACGATCACGGCAATTGGCAATGACTATAGCTATGATGAGATTTTTTCTAAGCAGATATTGGCCCTAGGGCAACCAGGTGACATCCTGCTTGCCATCTCCACCAGCGGTAACTCTGGCAACGTAATCAAGGCAATGGAAGCCGCTCTAAGCCGCGATATGACCATAGTGGCGCTCACGGGTAAAGATGGTGGTGCTATGGCAGGCCTAATGGGCGTAAATGATGTCGAGGTACGAGTGCCTTCCAATGTGACCGCTCGCATTCAAGAAGTTCATTTATTGGTTATTCACTGTCTTTGTGACAATATCGATCGCACCCTTTTCCCACAGGACGAGCAAGCATGA